From the Candidatus Binataceae bacterium genome, the window TCGGGCATCGGCAAATGGCTACCGTCACCCGGCATCAACTCGACGTGGGCCCAGCTATTTTCGCGGGCCTTGGCACGAGCATGCTCGAGCATATCCGGGGAGGGGTCGATACCGACCACATGGACGTAAGGTGGGTAGGCATCGAGGGAAATTCCGGTGCCCACGCCGACCTCCAGGACGCGCTGGCCGGGGCGCAAGTTGAGGGATTCGATCACTTGATGCTCGGCGTCGACAAAAGCGCGGCCAAAGAAGCGGTCATAAAGAAACGCAAAATCTGAATATACCCGGCTTTCGTGCGGTTCGCCCATAACGCGTGGTTTCCCGGTTGAGCTGCAGCCGCCAAAGCCTAGGCTGCGACGTTAAGTCCCTTGAGTTGGCGCTTGAAAGACAGGATGTCGCGCTTGCGAAAGCGCCACTGGCGCCCTTTTTTGAAGGCCGGCAAGGCCTGGCGACGAGCCAACTCGTTGACCGTATCGGGGCTCAAGTCCAGCAGGAAGGCCACTTCTCTGGAATTGAGCAGCAGGTCTTCTTTATCGGCTATCATCGTCGGACTCATGAAAGCTGGAACGCAAACCCTATCGGTCGGATTCGAGCCACCACAAACGGACTTTTTTTAGTACGTCAGAACCCACCGAGTCAAGCTCGGCATCGTCCGGCCGCAATCGCCTCCCACAGTTACGCTGCCCGCCGCATCAAACGCTGATGCGGACCAGGCGGCGCGATGCGATCAAGTAATCATACCAAATGCGGGTTATGACCACGCAGGAAAATAGCCCGGTCAGCACTCCCACACACAGCGTAATAGCGAAGCCTTTGACCGGGCCGGTCCCAAATTGGAACAGGATCAAGCCTGCCACGAAGGTTGAAATGTTGGAATCGTGGATGGCCGACCAGGCGCGTTCGTAGCCGATTCGCACGGCGTCGCGCGGGGTCTTGCCGTTGCGCAGCTCCTCGCGCATACGCTCGTTTATCAGCACATTGGCGTCAACCGACATGCCCAGGGTCAGCACAACTCCGGCGATTCCGGGCAGCGTCAGCGTGGCCTGCATCGCCGCCATCACGCAGACCAGCAGCATGATATTGAGCATCAGGCCGAAATCGGCGAGTAAACCAGCCTTATCGTAGTACAGCGCCATGAAGATCAGGACCGCCAGCGCGCCGACCACGAAGGACAGCTCGCCTTGGCGAATTGAATCGCGCCCCAGGGAGGGGCCCACGGTGCGCTCTTCGACAATCTCCACCGGGGCGGGCAGCGCGCCCGAGCGCAGCACGATCGCCAGGTCATGGGCTTCGTCGAGCGAGAACTGCCCAGTAATCTGGACGTGACCGCCGGCAATGCGCTCCTTGATTACGGGCGCGGAATAGACCGTATTGTCCAGGATAATCGCCAGGCGTCGGCCGACGTTGTCAGCCGTCAAGGAGTCGAAGATACGCGCCCCGCGACCATCGAGGTCAACCGCCACATAAGGGCCCTCCAGCCGAGTTCCCGGCCGCACCCGGGCGTCGGTCACCACGTCACCGGTCATCTCAGTCTGCGACTGGACCAAATAGGGCTGGCGACCGCCCTGATCGGCCGGCCCATAGAGGATCTGGTCGCCGGGTGGCGGGCCGTTCTTGAGCGCGTCTTCCACGCTGTGGCTGTCATCAACCAGCTTGAACTCCAGTACCGCGGTCTTGCCGATCAGTTCTTTGGCCCGCTCGGGATCCTGGATTCCCGGCAATTGGACCAGGATTTCATTATTGCCTTCGCGCGCCACCGTGGTTTCACGCACCCCCAACTGGTCGATGCGGTTGCGGATGGTCTCCAAGGCCTGATCCATCGCGCTGGAGCGAATGTTCTGCTCCTCTTCGGGTCTGAACCGCATGCTGAAAGCCGGGCCGCTCTGAGTGCTGGCCGACTGCACCAGCATGTCGCCATAGCTTTTGGCGACCAAGTCTTCAAACGAACTGCGGTCCTGAACCGAGGCGAGCTTAACCAGCACGCTGTCGTCAGGTTGCACGGCGATATCGCTATAAGCGATCTTATTTTCCTTGAGCTCGCGCTTTAAATCTTCCGCCCGCCTGCTCAGCGAAGTCTTCACCGCATCATCCAACTTCACTTCCAAAAGCAGATGAGTGCCGCCCTGAAGGTCCAGTCCAAGCTGAATCCTGGGCGTGGGCAGCCAGCTCTTCCACCAATCGGGCAGGTTGGGGTTGATGCTGGGAACCAGAATCAACAAGCTCACCACCACCAGGACCACGGTCAAATAAATCTGAGTGAGGGGGCGACCTCCAGTCAAAAACAGATAGAGAATAGCCGCACCCAGCGCCAAGAGAATGAGAATTGGCGCGAAATTTTGGTTTTCCAAGCTTAGCCCCTCTTAGAAAAGATACGCGTGCTGGCAACCAACTGCCCTGCCCGCGACTAACTTGCACACTCGGAGCGCTGTGCGGTCGTCCGAAAGCTTGGTGAGGTTTACCACGCCCTTCACAGTCCTTTCATCCCCCTGGTCTGGCTCGGGCTGACAAACGAGTGGCCGCCGTACGAGATGACACGCCACTAGCTCACCGCCTTGGTGCTCTTGCCGTAGGCCGACAGGCCGGCGATTTGCGAGCGCTCTACCCGGACCTGAACCCCCTTGGCGATCTCCAGGGTGGCAACCTTATCGGACAACTCGACAATTCGGCCAAGCAAACCGCCGGTAGTAACGACCTCGTCGTTACGTTTGAGGCCGGCCAGCAGCTTGGAATGCTCGGCCGCCTTCTTGGTCTGCGGCCGGATCAGGAGAAAATAAAAAATCGCGAACAAAAAGACCAGCGGGATGACGGTGGTGTAGAGCACCTGCTGGGTTCCGCCGCTTTGCCCCGCGCTGTTCTGGGCATATGCAATT encodes:
- a CDS encoding methyltransferase domain-containing protein translates to MGEPHESRVYSDFAFLYDRFFGRAFVDAEHQVIESLNLRPGQRVLEVGVGTGISLDAYPPYVHVVGIDPSPDMLEHARAKARENSWAHVELMPGDGSHLPMPDDSFDVVCAFHVVTVVPDPRQAMREMHRVCKPAGRIVVINHFRSEKPVLGFLVAIANPVTKHLGWTTKLRFGDLIDGVPMTVERREKASLLHTTMVARKPA
- a CDS encoding helix-turn-helix domain-containing protein, which produces MIADKEDLLLNSREVAFLLDLSPDTVNELARRQALPAFKKGRQWRFRKRDILSFKRQLKGLNVAA
- the secD gene encoding protein translocase subunit SecD produces the protein MENQNFAPILILLALGAAILYLFLTGGRPLTQIYLTVVLVVVSLLILVPSINPNLPDWWKSWLPTPRIQLGLDLQGGTHLLLEVKLDDAVKTSLSRRAEDLKRELKENKIAYSDIAVQPDDSVLVKLASVQDRSSFEDLVAKSYGDMLVQSASTQSGPAFSMRFRPEEEQNIRSSAMDQALETIRNRIDQLGVRETTVAREGNNEILVQLPGIQDPERAKELIGKTAVLEFKLVDDSHSVEDALKNGPPPGDQILYGPADQGGRQPYLVQSQTEMTGDVVTDARVRPGTRLEGPYVAVDLDGRGARIFDSLTADNVGRRLAIILDNTVYSAPVIKERIAGGHVQITGQFSLDEAHDLAIVLRSGALPAPVEIVEERTVGPSLGRDSIRQGELSFVVGALAVLIFMALYYDKAGLLADFGLMLNIMLLVCVMAAMQATLTLPGIAGVVLTLGMSVDANVLINERMREELRNGKTPRDAVRIGYERAWSAIHDSNISTFVAGLILFQFGTGPVKGFAITLCVGVLTGLFSCVVITRIWYDYLIASRRLVRISV
- the yajC gene encoding preprotein translocase subunit YajC, with the translated sequence MFFEGIAYAQNSAGQSGGTQQVLYTTVIPLVFLFAIFYFLLIRPQTKKAAEHSKLLAGLKRNDEVVTTGGLLGRIVELSDKVATLEIAKGVQVRVERSQIAGLSAYGKSTKAVS